Genomic window (Kribbella jejuensis):
CTCCGTCGGCAATGTCCGCGCATTCCACCAAGTTGGCGCGGTGCGACCGCAAGTACGTGCGGGCGCCTTCGTCGCCTCGCGCCGAGGCGAGCACCGCGTTCCAGTGATCCCGCCCGATCGTCACCGGATGTCCCGGAGCCCCGTCGTACGTCGCCCGAACCAGGACCCCCGCACCAGCCCGGGACATCACCCGCTGCACAGCTGCAACGGTCAACCCCGGAACGTCCACCGGCACAACCACAACCGCCTCCGCCGGACTGGACTCCAGGTGGGTCAGACCCGTGCGGAGGGAGGCGCTCATGCCCTCGGGCCAGTCGACTGCTTCTACGACCTCGACCGGTTCGGAGGTCAGTGAAGCTCGGGCTGTTTCGGCGGCGGCGCCCACTACGACAACTACCGGAGTGCAGCCGGCTTCCGCGAGGAGGCGGGCGGTGCGGACCACCCACGGCACGCCGGACGGGTCGCGGATGAGGGCCTTGGGGGTGCCCATGCGGTGACCGGCGCCCGCGGCCAGGAGCAGGCCTGCGATCTTCACAGCGGCAGCGTACTGATTTCACAGTTCGGGCAGTGACGTCCACCACGCGGTGTCCGGCGAGACGCGTGGGAGCATGTCTGCCGTGACGACGATCGCAGACGGCTCGAAGTCCCTTCCGTTGCTGTTTCTGGGGCAGAACACGGACCCGCACTCCGAGCGCGGCGTCGAGTGCCCGGGCGCGCTCCCGCCGGCGTCCGACCCGGATCTGGTGGAGCGGGCGCTGACGGCGAAGGCGGCGCTCGGCGACCAGGTGTTCGTGCTCGGGCACCACTACCAGCGCGACGAGGTGATCCAGTTCGCGGACGTCACCGGTGACTCGTTCAAGCTGGCCCGGGACGCGGCGGCCCGCCCGGACGCGCCGTACATCGTGTTCTGCGGGGTGCACTTCATGGCCGAGTCGGCCGACATCCTCACCAACGACCAGCAGACCGTGATCCTCCCGGACCTCGCGGCCGGCTGCTCGATGGCGGACATGGCCCGGATCCAGCAGGTCGAGGCGGCCTGGGACGCGCTGGCCGACGCCGGCGTCGCCGATGTCACGGTGCCCGTGACGTACATGAACTCGAGCGCCGACATCAAGGCGTTCTGCGGCCGCCACGGCGGTGTCGTGTGTACGTCGAGCAACGCCGAAACCGCGCTGAACTGGGCGTTCGAGCAGGGCGAGAAGGTGCTGTTCCTCCCCGATCAGCACCTCGGCCGCAACACCGCCGTACTGCAGCTGGGCATGTCGCTCGAGGACTGCGTGGTGTACGACCCGCACAAGCCGGGCGGCGGCCTGACCAAGGAGCAACTCGCGGCGGCGAAGATGATCCTGTGGCGCGGGCACTGCTCGGTCCACGGCCGCTTCACCGCCGAGTCGGTCGACGACGTCCGCTCCCGGGTGCCAGGGGTGAACGTGATCGTCCATCCCGAGTGCCGCCACGAGGTCGTCACGAAGGCCGACCAGGTGGGCTCCACGGAGTACATCATCAAGGCCCTCGAAACCGCCGAGCCCGGTACGTCGTGGGCCGTCGGCACCGAGCTCAACCTGGTCCAGCGGCTGGCGAAGCAGCACCCCGAGAAGAACATCGTGTTCCTCGACAAGACGGTCTGCTACTGCGCGACGATGAACCGGATCGACCTTCCGCACTTCGTCTGGACCCTGGAGAACCTGGTCGCCGGCCACGTCGTGAACCCGATCAAGGTCGACCCCGACACCGAGCACTACGCCAAGGTCGCGCTCGACCAGATGCTCGCCCTCCCGGGCAAGACCGCCAAGGACTGATCAGAGGAAGTCGCGGAGGCTTCGGACGAGGTCTTCCGGATTGCGTTCGGCGATGTGGTGGGTGGACTTGATGCCGTGGCCCTCGACCTGCCGGCACCACGGCCGCCAGACCGCGACCACATCGCCGTAGATCTGCTCCATGTCGTCGTCGGTCGACCACAGCGCCAGAGTCGGGCATTCGATCCGGCGTCCCGCGGCCCGGTCCGCCTCGTCGTTGCCGCGGTCAACGGTCAGCCCGGCGCGGTAGTCCTCGACCATCGCGTGCACGGTCGCGGGATTGCGGATGGCGGCCAGGAAGTCGGCGTGGTTCTCCGGGCCGAGTGCCTGCGGCGAATTCGTCGTCCACGCGTTGTACCAGGTTTCCGGATCCGCGCAGATCACCCGCTCGGCCGGCTTCTCCTGCTGGGCGAAGAACCACCAGTGCCACCAGGCCGCGGCGAACTCGGCACCGCACCGCTCCAGCGCCTCGACGACCGGCACGCTGTCCATCACGACCAGCTTGCTGACCCGCTCCGGGTGGTCGAGCGCGGTGCGGTAGGCGACGTACGAACCGCGATCGTGCCCGGCGACCGCGAAGCGGTCATGCCCGAGCGCGTCCATCAGCCGTACGACGTCCAGCGCCATCGCCCGTTTCGAGTACGGCATGTGGTCCGCGTCGGTCACCGGTTTGCCCGACTGCCCGTAGCCGCGCAGATCCGGACAGACGACGGTGTACCCGGCCGCCGCGAGCCGCGGCGCCACGGCGTACCAGGTCGTATGGGTCCGCGGGTGGCCGTGCAGCAACACGACCGCGGGTCCGGTGCCGCCGTACCGCACGCGGATCCGCTGGCCCTCGAGCTCGACGTACTCCAGTACGAATTCTTCGAACACGACCCGCCTGTACCCTCAGAAGCCGGGCAGGAACAGGCAGAACAGGTGCCCGTCCGGGTCGCGCATGACCCGGACCCCTTCCGGTTGCGGCTGGTACGACTCCACGCTCGCGCCCATGCTCACCGCATGCTCCACCTCACGGTCGAGGTCGTCGACCGCGATGTCGAGATGGGCCTGCATCTGCTGGGAACCGGGTTGCTGCGGCCAGATCGGCGGGACGTGGTCCGTCTCCAACTGGAAGCTGAGGCCGGGCCTTTCCGACTCGGGAGGCCGTAGCCGGACCCACTCCGGCTCTCGGCTCACCTCGACCCACCCCAGCAGTTCCCGGTAGAAATCCGCCAGCCTGGGTGGATCCGGAGTTCCGAGGACGGTGGCAGCGAGATTCGCGGACATGGTGGCCTTTCTGTGAACGGGACCGGCACTTTTTGCAGGTACCCCGTTCCACGCCTCAGTCCGCGGGGACTTTCGCCGGCGCGTACCAGTCGGCGAGTAGGTCCGGGAGGCGGTCCGGACCCCAGCGGTCCACCGGCGTGATCCGGCCGCGCAACGACGCCAGCCCCTTCGCCAGTTCACCGACGACGTCGCCGCGCCACGGAACGCTGACGCCTTCGTCCGGGCCGACGATGACGGCCGGGCCGCCGCGGTCCACACACACCACGGGGCAGCCGGACGCGAGCGCCTCGGTGACGGCCCAGCCGGCCGCCTCGCGGAACGCCGGGGCCAGCAGCGCGTCCGCGCGAAACATCGCGGCCAGCACCTCCTCGCGCGGCAGCGCACCCATGAACTCCACCCGATCGCGCACACCCAGCTGCCACGCGAGGCTCTCGGCGCGACCCCAGTCCGGGCCGTCGCCGATGATCCGGAGCTCCCAGCCGGCCGCCTCCGAGCGGGCCAGCGCGCTGATCGCGAGCAGCACGCCCTTCCAGGGAATCAGCCGCCCGACGAACAGCGCCGTCTTCACGCCGGCGCTGAACGGTTCGTACGGCCCGGAGGCCGTGAAGCGCCGGATCGCGACGTTCGGCTGGACCACGATCTGCTGTGCGTACGGCGCGAACGCCTCCGCCACATCGTTGTTCTGGGCAACCATCAGGTCGGCGGTCTGCGCCATCCGGCGGCCGGTCAGGCGCCGCCGGGCGCCGGTGTAGGCGCGGCGTACCAGCTCCCCGAGGACGCCGCGCGCGCCGAGCCAGTGCGCCATCGACAGCGGTGCCGTCGTGGACCCGCCGACCGGTCCCCAGATCACCTTCGCCGACGACTGCTCGACCACGCCGGCGCCCATCCAGTCGACCGCGAACGTCAGGTGATGGATCACGTCGAACGAGTGCCGCGCGTGCAGCTCCCGCGCCGTACGGCGAGCCAGCCCCTGCCACAGCGGGTAGTACCAGTACACGTCCGAAGGCCGCCGCCGGAGCCGGAGGATCCACCGCGGCAGCTCCAGCGGTACGACGGTCAGCCCGGGCACCGGCCGGGCCGCGAGCTCCTCGTGGATCTCGTGCACGAACTTGCCCCGGGTCAGCAGCCACACGTCGTGGTCGCGCGCCGCGGCCTTCGCCCACGCCCACCCCGCGCCCGGCTCCGACCCGCCCGACGGCCGGCAGGCGTACGCGCTGAGCAATACCTTCGGCCGGTCAGGCATCAGCTCATCCCCTCCAGAAGCCTCCGCAGATCGGTGCTCGAGGTGGAGGCGGTGTACGGGAAGTAGTGCACCTGTGCGCCGACCTCACCCAGCAACCGTTCCAGTCTGGTCCCCTTTTCGGTTCCCTTCCAGTCATCCCCTTTGAACAGGATGTCGTACCGCAGCTGCTGCCACATCTCGAACTTGTCGCTGGACCAGTCGCTGACCACGTCGTCGACCAGGTCGAGCGCCCGGATCACGTCCATCCGTTCCTGGTGCGGCACGACCGGCGGGCGGCCCTTGATCCGCGCCACCACGTCGTCCTCGACGACGCCGGCGATCAGGTGGTCGCAGTGCTCCCGGGCCCGGCGGAGGATGTTCAGGTGGCCGATGTGGAACATGTCGTACACCCCGGGCGCGTAGCCGACGATCGTCACGCCTGAACCCCCAGGACGGACATCTCGCGGTACCACTTCCCGACCGCGGCGGCCAGGAACAGCAGGTTCAGCACGAGCAGAGCGCCGTACAGCACGACGAAGACCGCCGGGGTGCCGAAGGCAAGGAAGACCAGGCAGAGGACGCCGTAGTCGGTCGGTGCGATCAGCAACGACTTGACCACGGAATCCCCGCGCTCGTTGGGTTTCGCGGCCGCGCCGTGCCGGCGGCGGAGCTGGTCGATCAGGATCAGCCCGAAGAACAGTACCGACGACATGCAGACGTAGGCCAGCGGGACGAGCAGTACGAGATGATTGCTGAAGGCATCGAAGCGGTAGAACGAGATCAGTACGGCGCTGTGCAGCAGCACGATCTTCACCGCGTCGATCATGTGGTCGAGCCACTCCCCCAACGGCGAGCCGCCGCCGCGCAACCGGGCCAGTTGCCCGTCGGCGGAGTCCAGCCCGTACCCGAGGACGAGCAGTGCGGTCACCAGCAGGGCGAGCCACCACGACGGCCGAACGGTTGCCACCAGCACGATCCCGACCAGCGAGCAGAATCCGGATGCCAGGCTGACCTGGTTCGGCGTCCGTCCTGCTAGGTACGCCGCAGCGGCGAACACCCGGCCGATCCGGCGATTAACGAATCGCGAGTACGCCGGCGTACCGGCCGACGGCTTCTGCGCCTGGGAGAGTCGCGCGACCGTATCCCGCAGCGCGCTCATGCGACCGAGCTGCGGGACTGGCGCTGGTCGATCGCGGCGCGCAGGATCGTGCTGCGCGAGCCGCGGCCCGCCGGCAGCACGGTGATCAGCTCGGCCGGGATCCCGGACAGTTCGCCCACGCCCAGTACGCCGTCCAGACCGGTGGCGGCGAAGACGGTCTGCGCCCCCAGCACCTCGGTCAGCCAGCCAGGCTGTACGCCGTCGACGGCGACGACCTCGTCGACACAGCGCAGGTGCTCGAGGATCTGCGCCCGCTCGAGCAGCGGTACGAACGGCCGCCCGCCCCACGCGTCCAGCGCCCACTCGTCGGACAGCACCGCCACGACCAGCCGGTCACAGACCTTGCGCGCCCGCTCGAGCACGTCGATGTGCCCGACATGGAACAGGTCGAAGACTCCGGCGACGCATCCGGTGCGCGGCACACTTTCCCCCAACACGAACTCCTGCGTTCCCTGATGCCCGACGCTGCCCCCCGCGTCGGGGGTGACTTTATACCCGGGGGGCACGACCCGCCCAACGTCCCGCGCGCGACCGGTCGCGGGCGGCGTGCCGGGCGATCGCATCCGTGTAGATCCTTTCCGTGGCCACTTGGTCACGCTCCGGAGTGAAGCGCTCCAGGTAGACCTGACGGGCTCGTTCGCCGCAGGCTATCGAAGTCACGGGATCAGCCATCAACCCGATCGCCTTCCGCAGCGATTCCGGGTCGCCGGGCTCGGTCAGCGCTCCGGTCTCTCCGTCGTCGACGAGCTCGGCCAGCGCACCCAACCGGGAGGCGACCACCGGTACGCCGTGCGCGAAAGCCTCAACCACCACGAGTCCGAAGCTCTCATACGAACGAGCCGGTACGACGGCGACGCGCGCGGTTCTCAGCACATCCATGCCGGAAGCCCACGGTAGTTGACCAAGCACCTGAACGGACAGGTCTTTCCGGGCCCGTTCCTCGGCCTCCGCCCGCAATGGACCGTCACCGACGACGACGAGCCGGCCGAGCGTGGAATCCCATGCCTGCAGGAGATCGGCGAAACCCTTGTCCTCGCTCAGCCGCCCGAGGAACACCACCGCATCGCCGGGACCGGACCTGGCCGGACCTTCGTGCGGTACGGCGTGGGGCTTCACCACGAACCGCTCCGCGTCGAACCCGGCCGCCACGTACCGGTCCCGGACGAAGCCGGACGGTACGACGAACGTGTCGACGTACCGCTGCCAGGTGTGGAGCGTGTTGTGGACGCCGATGCTCGTCGCCAGCGGCAAGGTCTGCACGCGCGACTCCCGGTAGCACGCGTGCCGTACCGCGGCCAGCGGCAACTTGCCGATACACGACTCGCACGGCCGGCCGTCGCGCTGCAGGACCGCGTTGGCGCAGAGCAGCCGGAAGTTGTGCAGGGTCGCCACGACCGGGAGATCCAGCCGGTACGCCGCGCGCAGTACGGAGGCGCTGAACAACGGGAACGTGTTGTGGACGTGCACCACATCGGGCCGTTGCGCTTGCAATAGCTGTGTTAAATCGCGTTCCGCCGAAAATGACCAAACGGATCGAAACGGTAACAGTGCGCGATCTTTTCGGCCGAGATCGGCGATGTCGTCGCTGTTCCGCGCGTACAGGTCGACTTCATGTCCTGAGTTACGCAACAAATCAACCGTTTGCGCGACAACCGTGTTCTCACCACTGGGTTGACCGGTCCGGTAACGGTTGTGCAGCATGGCGACCCGCATGGCACTACCTTAAGTCCCTTGGCGATTGCTCTTGGCTACACCTGGTCTCTCGCCTGTTCCCAGGAGAAGTGCATTGAGGAAGTTGTGGTCGGTGGCGCTCGGTGCCGGAGCGCTGACGGTTGTCGCCGTTGCTGTGCCGGTGATCGCCAACGAGAACAAGGCAACGACGACGGCGAAGTTCCAGGAGTCGGAGCAGGCAGCCGGCCGGGTGCTGCCTTCGCACCGCCCCGGCAAGTCGGGCTCGACGCCTGCGCCGCGTGCGACCAAGCCGACTGCCACCTCAACTGTGCCTACCCCGTCGACGAAGCCGGGTCCGACGCGGAAGCCGACGTCCTCGACCACCACCACGACGAAACCGGTCGAGCCCAAGCTCCCCAAGCCGCCGGCGGTCAGCTCCGACGAGGCCGGACCGGCCGTCGCCGGTCCGTGCAGCGGCGTGGTGATCAAGCCGGGCCAGGACGCGGCCTCGATCGTCAACTCCAAGCCGGCCGGTACGACGTTCTGCTTCGCCGCCGGTGTGCACCGGATCAGCTCGACGATCCGGCCGAAGGCGAACCAGGTCCTCGCGAGCGCGCAGCGCGCCGTACTGACCGGGTCCGTGCCGCTGAGCGGCTGGGTCCGCTCGGGGTCGGCGTGGGTGGCCCGCGGCGCGCTGCCGGCGGCGTACGGCAAGAGCGGTCAGTGCGAGGACGACAAGGCGAACATCTGCTACCTGCGCGAGCAGCTGTTCCTGGACGGCACGCACCTGACGCGGGTCGCGAGCGCCTCGGCCGTGAAGGCGGGGACGTTCTACGCCGACTACGCAGCGAACGCGATCTATCTCGGCAGCAACCCTGTCGGGCACGACGTCGAGATGTCGAAGACCGCGACCGCGATCGAGTCGAACGCTTCCGGTGTGGTCGTCCGTGGTCTGACGATCCAGCACTTCGCCAGCGCGCCCCAGGCCGGGGCGCTCGTGTCCGGGCCGGGCTGGAAAGTGACGGCGAACGACGTCTCCTGGAACCACGCCGTCGGCGTGATGCTGGTCGATGCGGACAAGACGATCGTCGACAAGAACCTGATCCACCACAACGGACAGCTCGGCCTCGGGCAGTACAGCTCGGCCGCGGCCGACGTGACCCGGAACGTGATCAGCTCGAACAACACCGACGGCTTCTGGATCGCCGACTGGGAGTCCGGCGGGATCAAGTCCACCCGCTCGTCCGGGACCGTGAGCGGCAACGTGATCAAGGCCAACAAGGGCATCGGGATGTGGGCCGACGTCGCCGACGACGGCCGGGTGATCGCCGGCAATCAGATCGTCGGCAACGCGGCCGACGGCATCCGGTACGAGATCAGCCGCAACGGCACCATCGAGGGCAACACCGTGATGGGCAACGGGTTCGGCACCGGGCGTGGCTCGGGTACGTCGCTGTGGGACGGCGGCGGGATCAACGTGAACACCTCGACCGGTGTCACGATCAAGGACAACCGGGTCTCGGGCAACGTCAACGGCGTGACGATCCAGTCGCGGACCCGCGGCAGCGGCCCGTGGGGCACGTACCTGCTGCGCGACATCCAGGTCAGCGGCAACGTCATCGAGATGACGTCCGGCACCCAGGCGACCGGCATGGTCCAGAACTCCGGCGCCGAGGTGCCGGCCGGCGAGGTCGTGTTCAGCGGCAACAAATACGTCCTCGACAGCCTCGGCACCCAGCGCTTCGCCCGCTTCGGCACCAAACTGACCGCGGCCGGCTGGCGCCAGGCCGGCCTCGACAAGATCAGCAGCTTCCTCGCCAACTGAGCACTCGTCGCGAGGCTATCGCTTGCCTTTCGCAACATGTTTGTGCGCTACGTATTGCCATGACTACGTGACGTAGGGGTAACCTGCCTACGAAGCCGCGCCATGGGGGGTGCGCTCAGGGCTACCTGTGCCACCGGAGGCTCCGCTATGAAGAAGGCAGTTCTGGCAGTTGTTGTCGTCGGCACCAGTCTGGTTGCTGTCGGCCCATTACCCGCGAACAGCGCACCGCCTGACGACGAGCCGCAGGTGGTGACCACGCCCCCACGGGACGGGTCCTTTCGGACCGGACCGGCGGTGGCGCCGTCGTGCACCGGGGTCACGATCGGTACGGACGACGATGCCGCCGCGATCGTCGACCAGGCGCCGGCCGGTACGACGTTCTGCTTCACTGCCGGCCTGCACCGGATCAGCAAACCGATCCAGCCGAAGGCGAATCAGGTGCTCGCCAGCGACCGCGGCGCCGTGCTCACCGGCTCCGTCCCCCTCACCCGCTGGTCACCCTCGAACACCACCTCCCCGGCCGGCGTGAACCGTGCTTGGGTGACCACCGGGGTGCTGCCGCCGGCGTACCCGCGGACCGGGCAGTGCGAGGACAACCAGGCGAACATCTGCTACCTCCGCGAGCAGGTGTTCCGCGACGACACGCACCTGACCCGGGTGGCATCCCGCGAGAAGGTTGCCCCCGGCACCTTCTACGCGGACTACGCGGCGAACGCGGTCTACCTCGGCGACTCGCCGTACGGGCATGCGATCGAGATGTCCAGTACGCCGACCGCGATCGAGCCGGGTGGCAACAACGTGATCGTCCGCGGGTTGACGATCGAACACTTCGCCACTCCCCCGCAGGGCGGCGCGATCGTGCTCGGGCTGGGCTGGCACGTATACGGGAACGACATCGGCTGGAACCACGCCGTCGGAGCGATGCTGATCAACGCCGACAGCGCCGTCCTGGAGCGGAACCGGATCCACGACAACGGGCAGCTCGGCGTCGGCCAGTACAGCACGCTGAAGGGCACGATCACCGCCAACGAGGTGAGCGGCAACAACACCGACGGATTCTGGATCGCGGACTGGGAGTCCGGCGGGATCAAGACCACCTGGTCGAGCGGCGGTTCGGTGAGCGGCAACCTGATCGAGGACAACCTCGGTGTCGGGCTGTGGAGCGACGCGTACGACGACAGCCGTACGTTCGCCAACAACCAGATCGCCGACAACGCCGCGGACGGGATCCGCTACGAGATCGGCCGCAACGGTGTGATCGAGGACAACGTGATCAGCGGCAACGGGTTCGGCACCGGCCGCGGTTCCGGTACGTCGCTGTGGGACGGCGGCGGGATCAACGTGAACACGTCGTCGAACGTGCAGGTCCGCGACAACATCGTCGCGAACAACGTGAACGGGATCGCGATCCAGTCCCGGACCCGCGGCTCCGGACCGTGGGGGACCAACGTGCTCCGCGACATCGTGGTCTCCGGCAACCGCGTGACCATGCGCGGCGGGACCACGGCGACCGGCATGGTGCAGAACGCCGGCGCGGTGATCCCGGCCGGCGAGGTCACGATGAACGACAACTCCTACATCCTGGACAGCCTCGGCGCCGAACGGTTCCAGAAGACCGGTGAGTGGTACACCGCCAAGCAATGGCAGAACACCGGCCAGGACACCACCAGCCTCTTCACCATCGGCAAGGCAGTCCTGGACGCCACCGGCATCCTGACCGTCCTCCCGGCGAGCTAGCGCGTCAGAGCCGTTACGTGGTTGACGAGGAGGCCACGGAAGACGTCCGAGTCGCGGAGGTCGGGCGTGAAGATCGTGTCGACGGCCCGTAGGGCGTCGACCAGTTTGGCGGGGTCGGTGATACCACTCACGGCGGTCTGCAGGCGGGCGGCCTGGGGATCGTCCAGGTCCGGGGTGCGGAGCACGTAGACCATCCAGGCAGCGACGGCCAGGGAGATCACCTCGGGCTCGGCGCCGG
Coding sequences:
- a CDS encoding nucleotidyltransferase family protein yields the protein MKIAGLLLAAGAGHRMGTPKALIRDPSGVPWVVRTARLLAEAGCTPVVVVVGAAAETARASLTSEPVEVVEAVDWPEGMSASLRTGLTHLESSPAEAVVVVPVDVPGLTVAAVQRVMSRAGAGVLVRATYDGAPGHPVTIGRDHWNAVLASARGDEGARTYLRSHRANLVECADIADGADVDTPDRLPAGHGAGGQGSGG
- the nadA gene encoding quinolinate synthase NadA, which encodes MTTIADGSKSLPLLFLGQNTDPHSERGVECPGALPPASDPDLVERALTAKAALGDQVFVLGHHYQRDEVIQFADVTGDSFKLARDAAARPDAPYIVFCGVHFMAESADILTNDQQTVILPDLAAGCSMADMARIQQVEAAWDALADAGVADVTVPVTYMNSSADIKAFCGRHGGVVCTSSNAETALNWAFEQGEKVLFLPDQHLGRNTAVLQLGMSLEDCVVYDPHKPGGGLTKEQLAAAKMILWRGHCSVHGRFTAESVDDVRSRVPGVNVIVHPECRHEVVTKADQVGSTEYIIKALETAEPGTSWAVGTELNLVQRLAKQHPEKNIVFLDKTVCYCATMNRIDLPHFVWTLENLVAGHVVNPIKVDPDTEHYAKVALDQMLALPGKTAKD
- a CDS encoding alpha/beta fold hydrolase; translation: MFEEFVLEYVELEGQRIRVRYGGTGPAVVLLHGHPRTHTTWYAVAPRLAAAGYTVVCPDLRGYGQSGKPVTDADHMPYSKRAMALDVVRLMDALGHDRFAVAGHDRGSYVAYRTALDHPERVSKLVVMDSVPVVEALERCGAEFAAAWWHWWFFAQQEKPAERVICADPETWYNAWTTNSPQALGPENHADFLAAIRNPATVHAMVEDYRAGLTVDRGNDEADRAAGRRIECPTLALWSTDDDMEQIYGDVVAVWRPWCRQVEGHGIKSTHHIAERNPEDLVRSLRDFL
- a CDS encoding VOC family protein produces the protein MSANLAATVLGTPDPPRLADFYRELLGWVEVSREPEWVRLRPPESERPGLSFQLETDHVPPIWPQQPGSQQMQAHLDIAVDDLDREVEHAVSMGASVESYQPQPEGVRVMRDPDGHLFCLFLPGF
- a CDS encoding glycosyltransferase; this translates as MPDRPKVLLSAYACRPSGGSEPGAGWAWAKAAARDHDVWLLTRGKFVHEIHEELAARPVPGLTVVPLELPRWILRLRRRPSDVYWYYPLWQGLARRTARELHARHSFDVIHHLTFAVDWMGAGVVEQSSAKVIWGPVGGSTTAPLSMAHWLGARGVLGELVRRAYTGARRRLTGRRMAQTADLMVAQNNDVAEAFAPYAQQIVVQPNVAIRRFTASGPYEPFSAGVKTALFVGRLIPWKGVLLAISALARSEAAGWELRIIGDGPDWGRAESLAWQLGVRDRVEFMGALPREEVLAAMFRADALLAPAFREAAGWAVTEALASGCPVVCVDRGGPAVIVGPDEGVSVPWRGDVVGELAKGLASLRGRITPVDRWGPDRLPDLLADWYAPAKVPAD
- a CDS encoding adenylyltransferase/cytidyltransferase family protein, producing the protein MTIVGYAPGVYDMFHIGHLNILRRAREHCDHLIAGVVEDDVVARIKGRPPVVPHQERMDVIRALDLVDDVVSDWSSDKFEMWQQLRYDILFKGDDWKGTEKGTRLERLLGEVGAQVHYFPYTASTSSTDLRRLLEGMS
- a CDS encoding CDP-alcohol phosphatidyltransferase family protein gives rise to the protein MSALRDTVARLSQAQKPSAGTPAYSRFVNRRIGRVFAAAAYLAGRTPNQVSLASGFCSLVGIVLVATVRPSWWLALLVTALLVLGYGLDSADGQLARLRGGGSPLGEWLDHMIDAVKIVLLHSAVLISFYRFDAFSNHLVLLVPLAYVCMSSVLFFGLILIDQLRRRHGAAAKPNERGDSVVKSLLIAPTDYGVLCLVFLAFGTPAVFVVLYGALLVLNLLFLAAAVGKWYREMSVLGVQA
- a CDS encoding adenylyltransferase/cytidyltransferase family protein, yielding MGESVPRTGCVAGVFDLFHVGHIDVLERARKVCDRLVVAVLSDEWALDAWGGRPFVPLLERAQILEHLRCVDEVVAVDGVQPGWLTEVLGAQTVFAATGLDGVLGVGELSGIPAELITVLPAGRGSRSTILRAAIDQRQSRSSVA
- a CDS encoding glycosyltransferase; protein product: MRVAMLHNRYRTGQPSGENTVVAQTVDLLRNSGHEVDLYARNSDDIADLGRKDRALLPFRSVWSFSAERDLTQLLQAQRPDVVHVHNTFPLFSASVLRAAYRLDLPVVATLHNFRLLCANAVLQRDGRPCESCIGKLPLAAVRHACYRESRVQTLPLATSIGVHNTLHTWQRYVDTFVVPSGFVRDRYVAAGFDAERFVVKPHAVPHEGPARSGPGDAVVFLGRLSEDKGFADLLQAWDSTLGRLVVVGDGPLRAEAEERARKDLSVQVLGQLPWASGMDVLRTARVAVVPARSYESFGLVVVEAFAHGVPVVASRLGALAELVDDGETGALTEPGDPESLRKAIGLMADPVTSIACGERARQVYLERFTPERDQVATERIYTDAIARHAARDRSRAGRWAGRAPRV
- a CDS encoding right-handed parallel beta-helix repeat-containing protein, with amino-acid sequence MRKLWSVALGAGALTVVAVAVPVIANENKATTTAKFQESEQAAGRVLPSHRPGKSGSTPAPRATKPTATSTVPTPSTKPGPTRKPTSSTTTTTKPVEPKLPKPPAVSSDEAGPAVAGPCSGVVIKPGQDAASIVNSKPAGTTFCFAAGVHRISSTIRPKANQVLASAQRAVLTGSVPLSGWVRSGSAWVARGALPAAYGKSGQCEDDKANICYLREQLFLDGTHLTRVASASAVKAGTFYADYAANAIYLGSNPVGHDVEMSKTATAIESNASGVVVRGLTIQHFASAPQAGALVSGPGWKVTANDVSWNHAVGVMLVDADKTIVDKNLIHHNGQLGLGQYSSAAADVTRNVISSNNTDGFWIADWESGGIKSTRSSGTVSGNVIKANKGIGMWADVADDGRVIAGNQIVGNAADGIRYEISRNGTIEGNTVMGNGFGTGRGSGTSLWDGGGINVNTSTGVTIKDNRVSGNVNGVTIQSRTRGSGPWGTYLLRDIQVSGNVIEMTSGTQATGMVQNSGAEVPAGEVVFSGNKYVLDSLGTQRFARFGTKLTAAGWRQAGLDKISSFLAN
- a CDS encoding right-handed parallel beta-helix repeat-containing protein, whose protein sequence is MKKAVLAVVVVGTSLVAVGPLPANSAPPDDEPQVVTTPPRDGSFRTGPAVAPSCTGVTIGTDDDAAAIVDQAPAGTTFCFTAGLHRISKPIQPKANQVLASDRGAVLTGSVPLTRWSPSNTTSPAGVNRAWVTTGVLPPAYPRTGQCEDNQANICYLREQVFRDDTHLTRVASREKVAPGTFYADYAANAVYLGDSPYGHAIEMSSTPTAIEPGGNNVIVRGLTIEHFATPPQGGAIVLGLGWHVYGNDIGWNHAVGAMLINADSAVLERNRIHDNGQLGVGQYSTLKGTITANEVSGNNTDGFWIADWESGGIKTTWSSGGSVSGNLIEDNLGVGLWSDAYDDSRTFANNQIADNAADGIRYEIGRNGVIEDNVISGNGFGTGRGSGTSLWDGGGINVNTSSNVQVRDNIVANNVNGIAIQSRTRGSGPWGTNVLRDIVVSGNRVTMRGGTTATGMVQNAGAVIPAGEVTMNDNSYILDSLGAERFQKTGEWYTAKQWQNTGQDTTSLFTIGKAVLDATGILTVLPAS